The Planctomycetia bacterium genome has a window encoding:
- a CDS encoding protoglobin family protein gives MQRIDEARLETDTQYRVGYLREFIGFDGADVAAIHASAPLLAPLVPGLVDAVYVKLFGY, from the coding sequence ATGCAGCGGATCGACGAAGCCCGTTTGGAAACGGACACGCAATACCGCGTCGGCTACCTGCGCGAGTTCATCGGGTTCGACGGAGCCGACGTCGCCGCGATCCACGCTTCCGCCCCCTTGCTCGCGCCGCTCGTGCCCGGCTTGGTCGACGCCGTGTACGTGAAGCTCTTCGGCTAC